Within the Desulfovibrio oxyclinae DSM 11498 genome, the region GGCGTGGAAGTCATGCAGACGTTGTCCGACCATCGCGATGCGTCCTTCGGCCTTGGCTGGGGCGTGCTGATAAAGGAACTGCGCCTGTTGGCCCGGACGGTCTTCATTGTTGATAAATCCGGCGATGTTCAGTATTCACAGGTCGTTCCCGAGGTTACCGACGAGCCGGACTATGATGATGTCCTCAAGGCCGTTCGGAAAATAATCGATTAGCGGCGGTTCTTGCCCCGAATATACTATCCATGTCCTTTCGCCCGTGGTATCTGGTGAGAGGATATGGATAGTATCGAAGGGAAAGGCGGCCTCCAGGACAACAAGGCAGAACCTTATGAGTACCAAAGCGTGCAATAATACCCCCGGACATAAGCATAACGTGCAGGACGTTCAGGGGAATATGCTTTCCGAGAAAGAGTTTCTGTTCATGGCGGAGCTGTTCAAGGCGCTCGGGGACTACACCCGTGTCAGGATACTGCACGCCCTGTCAGTTTCGGAGCTGTGCGTCTGTGCTCTTGCCGAGGTCCTTGAAATGTCCCAGTCAGCCATTTCGCATCAGTTGCGGTTGTTACGCGCGGCCAGACTCGTGCGGTACCGCAAGGAAGGAAAAAACGTCTACTACGCCCTGGACGACGAGCATGTGGAAGCGCTGCTCAAGCAGGGCTTTGCCCACATTTCCGAGGAGGCGTAAGCCTCCTCGCCTTTTTTCACCCACGGAGACGTGGGTGATTTCAGTTTGACATCTGAGCATACGTGCATATATTGCCCTTAAAGACAGACCGAAAGGGTATAATTTATGTTGACAGAAATCATATTTGAATCGTGGCACGTTCTGGTGGAAGCAGCGCCGTTTGTGCTCCTTGGTTTTTTTGTGGCCGGGTTGCTCAAGGCTTATGTTCCCGATGCGTTCATGGCCAAACACCTCGGTGGCAAGGGGCCGGGCCCCGTGGTTAAAGCAGCGCTGTTCGGCATCCCGCTGCCGCTTTGCTCATGCGGAGTCCTTCCGGCTGCGCTCGGTCTGAGGCGTCAGGGCGCCAGCAAGGGGGCCGCCACATCGTTCATGATCTCCACACCGGAAACAGGCGTTGACTCCATCGCCGTAACCTACGCGCTGCTGGACCCGATCATGACCGTCATCAGGCCGGTGGGGGCCTTTTTTACCTCCATAGTTGCCGGGCTTTTGGTCAATATGGGTCCTGCCGAGGAGGAAAAGCCCGAGCCGCTGGAAAACCTCGTTCACAGCGGATGCGGGTGCAGTTCCGGCTGCTGCGATGATGAGCCGAAAAAGGCCGGATCATGGCAGCGTTTCCGAGGCGGAATGGATTATGCGTTCGGCGAGATGATCGCGGACATCGGGAAGTGGCTCATGATAGGCGTGGTGCTCGCCGGAATTATCGCCGCGCTCATTCCGGACGGATTCATCGAGAACAATATCGGCCACGGCCTGCTGCCGCTGTTCATCATGCTGCTGGTCGGCCTGCCTCTTTACGTATGTGCCACCGCATCCACCCCCATCGCCGCCTCGCTGGTGCTCAAAGGGCTTTCTCCCGGTGCCGCGCTGGTCTTTCTGCTGGCCGGTCCCGCCACCAACGGGGCGACGCTCACCGTCATGTTCAAGGCGCTCGGTCGCAGGGCGGCGTTCGCCTACCTGTTCGCCATCGCGGTTTGTTCCATTGCGCTGGGATGGCTGACCGACAGACTGTATGTGGGCCTCGGACTTGATATCACGGCTGTGCTGTCCGATGTGGACGAGGCAGTCCCCGAATGGCTCGGAACCGCCTCGGCAATCGCGCTGCTTCTGCTTATTGCGTGGAACATGCTGCCGAATCGGCGACACAGCCACGATTGTTGCTGATAGGGTACCGAACAGCCTCGGCTTTCTTTTCATTCGGCCACTTCCGTGCTACTGAACGTCAAATTGATACGGAGTGGCCGAATGAAAACGAAATTGCTGGTACTGCTTATCCTTCTGCTCACGGCGCTGCCTGCGCGGGCCGATGAATCCCTCACCAAGATACGTTTCGGTATCCTTCCGGTTCTCGATACGCTTCCGCTTCAGGTTGCCGCCGCCGAGGGCCTGTTTCACGAGAACGGACTTGACGTGGAGTTGGTGACCTTTGCTTCGGCACTTGAGCGGGATACCGCTTTGCAGGCCGGACAGCTCGACGGCTTCTTCGGCGACCTCATCGCCACTTACATGCTCATCGACAAAGGCGTGCCCATGCGCATCGCCTCCACCTCGTACAGCACCCGGCCGGGGCAGCCCATGTTTGCCATAGTCGCTTCGCCGGAGCGGAAAGGCGTGGGACTTGACGGGCTGAAAGGCGCGAAGATTGCCATTTCCAAGTCCACCATCATCGAATATCTGCTCGACAGGATTCTGGAGCGCAAGACGTTGCCGCGCGACTACTTCCGGCGTGTGGAAATCAAGAAGATTCCCATCCGGCTTCAGATGCTTCTTTCCAACGAAATCGATCTGGCATTGTTGCCGGAACCCCTCGTATCCCTGACACGATTCAAGGGCGGCAGCATGGTGGTCACCGCCGAAACGCTCGGCATTCCGCTGACGGTGCTGAATCTGCACCGTCGGTATTTCGAGGGAAAGGCAAAGCATTACTTGAGTTTTATGTCCGCTTACGTCGAGGCGCTGGTGTTGCTGCGCAAGCATCCTGAAAAGTACCGCGAGCTCATGGCGGTGAGCTGCCGCATTCCGCCGCCGCTGGCTCCCGATTTTCCCATTTACGATTACCCCATGCCCAGCCTGCCATCCGCGCAGCAGTTGGACTCGGTTCAGGACTGGATGATCGAGCATGATCTCCTCGACGAAAGGATTCCCAGAGACTGGGCCGTCTCGCCGGTCGCCCCCTGATATGCTTGAAGCCGATTCGCTGAGTAGACGCTTCGACGGCCGTACCGTTCTTGACAACGTCTCCTTTTCCCTCGGGGAAGAGGAGACGCTTGCCGTGGTCGGGCCGTCCGGCTGTGGCAAGACCACGCTTTTGTACATGCTCTGCGGCCTGAGTGCGCCGGACGCCGGGCAGGTGCTGCTTGACGGGAATCCGGTGAGCCGTCCCCGGAATGATATCTCCATCATTCTTCAGGACTACGGGCTGCTGCCGTGGAAGACCGTTCGCGACAACGTGGCCATGGGCCTCAAGGTGCAGGGAGTTTCCAAGGCGAAGCGCAGGCGCGAAGCCGAGGTCCGGCTTGATGAGCTGGGGATGCTTGAACGGGCCGATGACTATCCCGGCACCCTGTCCGGCGGTGAACAGCAGCGGGTGGCGATCGCCCGGGCCTTTGCCACGCGGCCGCGGCTCATGCTGCTGGACGAACCGTTTTCCTCTCTCGATGCCCTGACGCGCGAAAAGCTTCAGCAGACCATGCTCGACGTCTGGGAACGTCGGCGCGTTCCCTCCGTTCTGGTGACGCACAGCCTTGAGGAGGCAGTCACGCTTGGCAGGCGGATACTGGTGCTTGGCGGTTCACCGGCTACTCCGGTGGCCTGTCTCGACAACCCCGGTTTCGGTGATCCCGCACTCAAGACCACTCCAGAAGGGTTCGCGCTGCTTGGCGAGTTGCGTCGCACACTGGAGGGCATATGAAGGGAATGCTGCGTTACGCCGTGGTCCTGTTGGTGCTCGGGCTTCTCTGGAAGGGCGCGGCAATCGCTCTGGGCGGACGAATACTGCCCGATCCGCTGGAAGCCCTGTCGGCCTTTGTGCAGGCAGCTGGCACTGCCGCTTTCTGGAAGCACTTCGGCGCAAGCGCATGGCGGGTATTAGCTGCCATGGGGCTTGCGTGGATCACGGCCTTTCCGCTGGGACTGCTCATGGGCAGCGTCCGGCGCGTGGACGCCATGCTTGCTCCCTTCGTCTTTCTGACCTATCCGATTCCCAAGATCGTGCTGCTGCCGGTGTTCCTGCTGGTCCTGGGGCTCGGTGACGCGTCCAAGATCGTCATGATCTCTCTGATCCTCGGCTATCAGATTCTCGTGACGACCCGCGACGGCGTGCGAGCGATTCACCCGAGGTACTTCGATTCGATCCGTTCCATCGGCGGTGGAAAGCGGCATCTGTTGTTCGATGTGCTGGTCCCGGCCGCACTGCCGCATGGATTCACTTCGCTCCGGCTCGGGACGGGGGTGGCTGTGGCGGTGCTTTTTTTCGTTGAATCCTTTGCCACCACCAGCGGACTCGGTTATTTGATTATGGACGCGTGGGGCGCCATGGATTACGTGAGAATGTTTACGGGAATCATCGGCATGAGTCTTCTCGGCGCGGCCCTTTATGAAGCGGCCGATTGTCTGGAGAAAAAAGTCTGCCGCTGGATGTTCCTGAGAAAAAAGAGCTGATTTGGAGAGATTTACTTGACCACGAGAAAGCTGGAATTCGACGACAGCAACCGGGCCGCCATTCTTTTCGGCCCAGAAAACAACCATCTGCGCCTTGTTAGCGAACGTTTCAATGTACGCATCGAGTCGCGGGGCAGCATGGCCGTGATTTCCGCCAAGCCCGGCTCTGAAACGGCTGGAAGCGAGGTGGACACCGCGGCCCGCGTGCTCACGCAGCTTTACGGTATGCTTCGCAAGGGACGCAAGCTCGCACCGCAGGACGTGGACCTTGCCTGCCGCGTTATCGACCGTGATCCCTCCGCGGAACTGCACCGCGTCTTTCGGCAGGAAGTGGACGCCGGCTCGCCCAAGCGGCAGATCACGCCCAAAACCGTCAATCAGCGCAACTATCTGGACGCCATCCGCAACAGCGACCTGACCATAGCCGTGGGGCCCGCCGGAACCGGCAAGACGTATCTGGCCGTGGCCATGGCCGTGGGGGCGTTGCTCCGCAAGGAGGTCAAGCGCATCGTGCTGACCCGTCCGGCTGTGGAAGC harbors:
- a CDS encoding PhoH family protein, whose translation is MTTRKLEFDDSNRAAILFGPENNHLRLVSERFNVRIESRGSMAVISAKPGSETAGSEVDTAARVLTQLYGMLRKGRKLAPQDVDLACRVIDRDPSAELHRVFRQEVDAGSPKRQITPKTVNQRNYLDAIRNSDLTIAVGPAGTGKTYLAVAMAVGALLRKEVKRIVLTRPAVEAGEXLGFLPGDLAEKVNPYLRPLYDALNDMLDFEKVQEHLETGVIEVAPLAFMRGRTLNDAFIILDEAQNTTSEQMKMFLTRLGFGSKAVVTGDLTQIDLPRDSRSGLLHARSVLKGVEGIVVSEFDDRDVIRHPLVGRIVSAYDKSEAEEAKQ
- a CDS encoding SO_0444 family Cu/Zn efflux transporter gives rise to the protein MLTEIIFESWHVLVEAAPFVLLGFFVAGLLKAYVPDAFMAKHLGGKGPGPVVKAALFGIPLPLCSCGVLPAALGLRRQGASKGAATSFMISTPETGVDSIAVTYALLDPIMTVIRPVGAFFTSIVAGLLVNMGPAEEEKPEPLENLVHSGCGCSSGCCDDEPKKAGSWQRFRGGMDYAFGEMIADIGKWLMIGVVLAGIIAALIPDGFIENNIGHGLLPLFIMLLVGLPLYVCATASTPIAASLVLKGLSPGAALVFLLAGPATNGATLTVMFKALGRRAAFAYLFAIAVCSIALGWLTDRLYVGLGLDITAVLSDVDEAVPEWLGTASAIALLLLIAWNMLPNRRHSHDCC
- a CDS encoding ABC transporter permease, with amino-acid sequence MKGMLRYAVVLLVLGLLWKGAAIALGGRILPDPLEALSAFVQAAGTAAFWKHFGASAWRVLAAMGLAWITAFPLGLLMGSVRRVDAMLAPFVFLTYPIPKIVLLPVFLLVLGLGDASKIVMISLILGYQILVTTRDGVRAIHPRYFDSIRSIGGGKRHLLFDVLVPAALPHGFTSLRLGTGVAVAVLFFVESFATTSGLGYLIMDAWGAMDYVRMFTGIIGMSLLGAALYEAADCLEKKVCRWMFLRKKS
- a CDS encoding ABC transporter ATP-binding protein; amino-acid sequence: MLEADSLSRRFDGRTVLDNVSFSLGEEETLAVVGPSGCGKTTLLYMLCGLSAPDAGQVLLDGNPVSRPRNDISIILQDYGLLPWKTVRDNVAMGLKVQGVSKAKRRREAEVRLDELGMLERADDYPGTLSGGEQQRVAIARAFATRPRLMLLDEPFSSLDALTREKLQQTMLDVWERRRVPSVLVTHSLEEAVTLGRRILVLGGSPATPVACLDNPGFGDPALKTTPEGFALLGELRRTLEGI
- a CDS encoding ArsR/SmtB family transcription factor → MSTKACNNTPGHKHNVQDVQGNMLSEKEFLFMAELFKALGDYTRVRILHALSVSELCVCALAEVLEMSQSAISHQLRLLRAARLVRYRKEGKNVYYALDDEHVEALLKQGFAHISEEA
- a CDS encoding ABC transporter substrate-binding protein; translated protein: MKTKLLVLLILLLTALPARADESLTKIRFGILPVLDTLPLQVAAAEGLFHENGLDVELVTFASALERDTALQAGQLDGFFGDLIATYMLIDKGVPMRIASTSYSTRPGQPMFAIVASPERKGVGLDGLKGAKIAISKSTIIEYLLDRILERKTLPRDYFRRVEIKKIPIRLQMLLSNEIDLALLPEPLVSLTRFKGGSMVVTAETLGIPLTVLNLHRRYFEGKAKHYLSFMSAYVEALVLLRKHPEKYRELMAVSCRIPPPLAPDFPIYDYPMPSLPSAQQLDSVQDWMIEHDLLDERIPRDWAVSPVAP